DNA from Brassica napus cultivar Da-Ae chromosome C4, Da-Ae, whole genome shotgun sequence:
actATGTTCACATCTCATCATGAATCCAAAACTCCTTGACATGAATAGAAGATAATTTTTGTTCTTGTTCGTATATTTTTCAAAACACTCACATTAATATATCAAGAAAAGACATTAATGGTTGAATGTACATAAATAATCTACGGACCATGTAGCTTTAGATGTCCACTGTTTTGCTGAATGATTTCCTCCTCATGTTCTTCATCATCACAACAAACATATCTATGAGTCAAAATTATTAGGAATAAATTTACACAATGCATGGACTACACTGTATGAATCACAATGGCAAGAAAATCAAGATTTGTTGCCTGGATAAGACTGGGACAAATACTAAATGAATCTAATCCTTGGAACTGTAGGTAATGCGAGCAAGGTTTCAGAAGCTGATAGAGAACAACAGACTGAAACTGTTAAGCAGCACTATAGTATACCTTTTAAGAGCCATGCACTAATTAAATTCTCTCAAGAGCTCCATGAACCCTCTTACTTAGCATACTTGGATGTTAGGATGATAGGAAACTTTTAAGGGATggccattttttttaataaaagaacAACTGAAGCTTCCAAGATTCTTAAACTCAAGCTTACCTGTATTATCTTTCGGAACCTGCCATCACATCAAACAAACCGCAGCAACTCAACCACGAGGTTCGAGTAACTGGTGGACCAGAAGGGAGAAGACTCTGCATATATGTCCAGAAGATTAAATGAGCTCAAATACAgaattaaagaaagaaagaaaacgagATGGTACCTTGTCTTCAGAAGATTCTGGCACTTGAGATTCTTTACTTGTTTCAGCAGCAGATCCTGGAATGTTACCCTCCTTTGCTTCTTCTAGTTGGACAGAACCCAAATCTGTCGAGATTTCAGCTGGCCCATTGTTGTTAGTAATCACAACCTTTGTGACAGAATCATCAGCAGGTGCAATTTCCAAAGTACCACCAGCCTCTTTAGTAGCTGCTTCAACAGTATTGTGAGTAACATTTTCAGAAAAGTTATTGGGTGGTTTGTCCACACAGTTCTTCTCCTCGTGACATGTTCCTCTTCCAAGTGCAGTAACGTCTTCACCTTTGGCTTCTTGTCCCTGAGGAACGTCTGTTTTCTCTTTAGCAGTGTCCTTCTTCAGACCAGATAAGGGAGAAGGTGATGAATCTCTTGTCCATAATTCTCCATTTCCTTGAGAACCAGGGGAGCTCAAGTTGCCATCATTTTCTCCTTCATCTTGGCTTCCATGTTCATCATACCCTGAGATGTTCAGTAAACATAAAGATCCAAGAAAGTACTAAAAGCTACGTATA
Protein-coding regions in this window:
- the LOC106432799 gene encoding uncharacterized protein LOC106432799, with the protein product MPSGAKKRKALKKKKEQEASGASPSNKGFNGHGYDEHGSQDEGENDGNLSSPGSQGNGELWTRDSSPSPLSGLKKDTAKEKTDVPQGQEAKGEDVTALGRGTCHEEKNCVDKPPNNFSENVTHNTVEAATKEAGGTLEIAPADDSVTKVVITNNNGPAEISTDLGSVQLEEAKEGNIPGSAAETSKESQVPESSEDKSLLPSGPPVTRTSWLSCCGLFDVMAGSER